The window GCAGCGGATCGGTATGGTGTGATGCATGGCAAATGTGCGGTTGCGGATGAGCGGATCGCGTTGATATCGAGTGCGAATTTTACGCGCTATGCCTTGCACGACAATATTGAGGTTGGGGTCTTAATCGATCATCCAACGCTTCCCGCACGCTTGAGCCGCCATATTCAGGAATTAATCGTGCTGGGCGTGTTTCAACCCATTGAGGACTAACCTCGTTTTGATCTGGCAATGGGGTATGTATCCAGCATTTAAAAAATCGTGCCTATCTCAGACCGACGAACCGAGACTAGTGGGCTGTCTGTTGTCCGATCGAGCACCAACGCACGAAGTCACAATCGCCATTGATGGGCGACAGGAAAGGAACTCTAATGTCACGGTTGCCAAGTGTTGATGGAGATGAAGATGCATGGGGTGATATTCTTAACGAGTATCTCCTTGTCGGGCATCATCCTGATGGAACCCATAAGACAGCGGTCTTCGGAATCTTCAATGTTCACGCTTTTGGGGCGATAGGCGATGGGGTTACCGATGACACCAGTGCCATTCAGGCCGCGTTGAATGCTGCGGCCCCCGTCGGCGGTGTTGTCTGGCTCACCCCTACTGCGCATGCCTATCGGTGTCATGGAGGACTGACCATCCCACCACATGTAACCCTTAAAGGCGGCTACAGTGGCATGCGGCGTGGCCTCCAGCTATGGGGTGAGGCGGCACGTGGCTCGACGCTCCATGTCTACACCACGGATGTCTTTCTGACCATGAGTCATAACACCATTCTTGATGGGGTAGAAATTTTTTATCCCGAGCAGGTTACCCAAGGAACTCCCACACCCTACGGGTGGACGATTCTGGTTCCCTCGAATCAGCATGGAGTCACGATTCGAAACATCACCTGCCCAAACCCCTATCAACTGCTGTCAGTGAATGCTGATGGGATCTTGATTGATAGTATTCAAGGGTATCCACTGATGGTGGGCATAAAACTAGGTCGTGTTGCCGATGTGGCACGTATCACGAATATTCAATTCAATCCTAATGTCTGGGCTGCCGCTGGGGCATCGCTGCGGACGTGGGTTCAAACGACAGGCTTCTGTTTGGATATCGAGCAAGCGGAGGAGTTTATGGTCCAGAATTTCTTCGGCTATGGCTACCTTCGCGGCATCTGGTTCCGTGAGAATCTGAGTAGCACGGGATTCCCTGGCAGTTATGGCAGTATTAATAATTTTGGGTTTGATAGTGTACAAGAAGGCATTATCGTTGAAACCCGTGGTGTCTCCAATCGCCAAGGCGTTTCGCTGAGCAACGGTCGAATTATTCCCTTTGCCGGCACGGTTGGTGCACGCACAGGCATCAAACTATCCGATACAGGGACACCCCAAGGACCCGCGTTGAGTATGAGCAATGTGAGCTTTTTTGGAGCGCATGAACGGTCTATCTGGATTCAGGCGAATTCTGGTGTGCGCATGACTATTCTGGGGGGGCAATCAACCGAATATACCAACGAGATGGTGCTGTGTGAAAGCGCAACAGGCGTGGTGCGCTTAGTGGGCGTTCGCTCGTTCAATGGCATCGGACCACGCATCAATAACCTTGGCGGTGGCAACGTGAGCGATACCGCACCGATGGCACTTTAGGCAAAGGATGATAGCGATGGATTCCACAGCGAATAGTACGGCCTCCGTGTTGGGTAGGCGTGACTTCTTGAAACTCCTCTGCGTCTTGGCAGTTGCTCTTGAAACAACCACGGTAGAGGAAGTGTACAGCCATTCAGTTCCCCCCAAGCATCAGCGTGGCTCTGGCTACGGGGCTGGGCGCTATGGGCGCGGCAAGTATGGAAAATCACCTCCTTTGGAACGCGTCTTCATTCCACATGTCACAAAGTGAGATGGTGGCGTGATTCGCCTATACGCATCGTGTGAGCGAGTACGTGATCATGGACGCGGATTACCATGTGTTGGAGGATGCGATAATGCGTTTCTACGACCGCCTACGCTGGAAACTTGGCTGGCCGAGCATGCCGATCATTGATGCATCTTTGGTCATGAGCGTGGTAGATAACTGCGCATCAACAATGATCAGCAACGATTTATTTGCGGCGAATCGACTATGGAAATAAACCAACCACACTAAGCCATTGCCTTGGTACCATATACCGATCATTGCACATGGCAGTCTTACCCAAGGATTCGTCACTTTTTCATCATCATTAAGGTGTATTTACGCCATTGCAATAGGGTAAAACTGCTCTGCCAACGGGAGTGATCGGTATATGGTACCCACCTATTGACTTAGCTTGAACCAACTCCTTGTTTATACCATTTTTTGGTCAAGAACGAAGAGTATTTACTCATTAGCGATAGAATGGATTGATACATCATCCGTAAATTATGGTTTATGAGTCGTAATAGCGGCAGATCAAACCTGGGATCTACGGCTCGTTTTATTTTAATATTTACTGCTGGTGAAGTCCATAAAATCCTAGAAAATGAATATTTATATTGACAGTTGGTATATAGTTTATTCACGAGCATCTATACCACATAGGGTTATTATCGCCATTGTCTGATCTTCATTCCTCTCATCCATTACCGAGAAGGAGTTGTCAGGTGTCTACATTCTTTCGTTCATTGATGCGCCACGGCTTTCTGCGTCCAATGAGAATTAGCCCGCCACAAAAAGAGATCGAGGATTATGGGCGAGAACACCAAGCAATGCTTACACGCTACCGAGAGCGGGCCGGATTAACCCAACATGCGTTAGGCGTAGGCCTTGGTGTAACAGATGCTTATATTGTACAGTTGGAGGAAAAGCAGGGACAAGTTCTCCAAGAACAGTATGTTGATAAATTTTGTAGTACCGTTAAGCTGTCGCCAGACGAGGCGCTCTCTTTCGATCTCATCCGAAAAGCTGCGCAAGGCGATGAATTCGCCATGCATCGTCTTACAGAACGAGCAGTAAAGATCAGTTGGCGACCCCATGGAGGAAAAATCGTTGCATGGGGTGTTTGTGTTGCCCTTGTGATCGGATATGGGATTGTATTGCAAGGTAACAGCGTATGGGGCAATATGTATCAGGATTCCCAACCATCATTACTCCCTGTAACGCCACCCTTAGCCCATGCCACCGTTATTATCCCAATACCCGTGGTTGTCCCCTATATTGCCTCGTCACCATCACCCGATGCAAATGGGACAAAGCCTCAGGATTCGCCAATACCGCCTCTGACATCGATCCCTGTTACTCCAACAAGGTTGGTGAGTGACATTCCACCAGACAATTCGAATACAAATCAGCGTACAAGGAGTCCTGCTCCGACCGCAACCAAAGAACCGAACTTCGATAGAAGCGCCATTATTGCGTGGAAAGATATGGCAGATCAGCTCTATCGGGATGAAGATTATGCCAAATCGCTTGAATATTATCAACAAATACTTGCTGCTAATATGCCGACTCTTACCATCGAGCATCCTGATTTATTCTTCTATGTAAATGTATATATTAGTGTTTGTAATATCTATTTCAAACAGCGTGATTATAATAATACACTTTTGTATTGTAATAACGTGATTAAATATACCCCTGATGTGACTGGAAATTATGGTGTTATTGGAAATGCGTATATTATCATTGGTTACACCTACTATTTTTTAAGTGATTATAATTCTTCAATTGATACGTTTTCAAAGGTTATACAATTGATGGAAAAAGATTCTGTTGGATATTACGGGCTAGCCATTAATTTTATTGAAACAAACGCTATATCAGAAGCAAAAAATAATTTCCAACGATGTATTGATGAGAATAGTGATCAGACGATTGTTGCTGAATGTCGATTATTGTTGGCTGGACTAGTAAATCGCTAGGGGTAGGATATCGACCTGCTACTGACGTTTTGGTTAACAGTTATGATCGAACTCCAGTGCTGCATAAATTAAGCAACACTTACGACGGAAGTAATTGAATTGGTTGGGATAGGAGCCTACGGGCCGAAGCTCAGTTCTGATTCGGACGAGCGGACAAGACCATTCATGTTCATAAGGAGCTTTCTATTACTACTAGGTGCATGATACTTTATTTGTTGGTCAACAATCTGTAGCTGATCACGAATCTTGGTGGGTGAATTAGGCTTTACATTAACACGTCATTCCTCTA is drawn from Herpetosiphon gulosus and contains these coding sequences:
- a CDS encoding glycosyl hydrolase family 28-related protein, translated to MSRLPSVDGDEDAWGDILNEYLLVGHHPDGTHKTAVFGIFNVHAFGAIGDGVTDDTSAIQAALNAAAPVGGVVWLTPTAHAYRCHGGLTIPPHVTLKGGYSGMRRGLQLWGEAARGSTLHVYTTDVFLTMSHNTILDGVEIFYPEQVTQGTPTPYGWTILVPSNQHGVTIRNITCPNPYQLLSVNADGILIDSIQGYPLMVGIKLGRVADVARITNIQFNPNVWAAAGASLRTWVQTTGFCLDIEQAEEFMVQNFFGYGYLRGIWFRENLSSTGFPGSYGSINNFGFDSVQEGIIVETRGVSNRQGVSLSNGRIIPFAGTVGARTGIKLSDTGTPQGPALSMSNVSFFGAHERSIWIQANSGVRMTILGGQSTEYTNEMVLCESATGVVRLVGVRSFNGIGPRINNLGGGNVSDTAPMAL
- a CDS encoding helix-turn-helix domain-containing protein, translating into MSTFFRSLMRHGFLRPMRISPPQKEIEDYGREHQAMLTRYRERAGLTQHALGVGLGVTDAYIVQLEEKQGQVLQEQYVDKFCSTVKLSPDEALSFDLIRKAAQGDEFAMHRLTERAVKISWRPHGGKIVAWGVCVALVIGYGIVLQGNSVWGNMYQDSQPSLLPVTPPLAHATVIIPIPVVVPYIASSPSPDANGTKPQDSPIPPLTSIPVTPTRLVSDIPPDNSNTNQRTRSPAPTATKEPNFDRSAIIAWKDMADQLYRDEDYAKSLEYYQQILAANMPTLTIEHPDLFFYVNVYISVCNIYFKQRDYNNTLLYCNNVIKYTPDVTGNYGVIGNAYIIIGYTYYFLSDYNSSIDTFSKVIQLMEKDSVGYYGLAINFIETNAISEAKNNFQRCIDENSDQTIVAECRLLLAGLVNR